One window of Candidatus Micrarchaeota archaeon genomic DNA carries:
- a CDS encoding 30S ribosomal protein S3ae (the function for this protein is unknown) codes for MAVKKRRRGKVVDKWKAKTLYQVVAPDLFQGKELGYVAANEDSKLIDRVIRIGMSDVTGSFDELNMYTMLRFRITDVKGTHAYTSFDGHELSRAYVRTLTTRRHSLVDPVVDVITKDEVPVRVKGLIITAHRVSSPKKTAIRKLFEKEVTEFASSTPFNEFMNALLLGKFGNEFSVKARKIVPIRTVRIRKTEVKRKR; via the coding sequence ATGGCTGTAAAGAAAAGAAGGAGGGGTAAGGTTGTTGACAAATGGAAAGCCAAAACGTTGTATCAGGTAGTTGCACCGGACCTGTTCCAAGGTAAAGAGTTGGGTTACGTTGCCGCCAACGAAGATTCGAAGTTGATCGACAGAGTTATAAGGATAGGTATGTCCGATGTAACAGGGAGTTTTGATGAACTGAACATGTACACCATGTTAAGGTTCAGAATTACGGATGTGAAAGGTACGCATGCATACACATCCTTTGACGGTCACGAACTATCCCGAGCGTACGTAAGAACGTTGACAACGAGAAGACACTCACTAGTCGACCCGGTCGTGGACGTGATCACTAAAGACGAGGTTCCGGTCAGAGTGAAAGGACTGATCATCACTGCTCACAGGGTCAGTTCACCAAAGAAGACCGCGATCAGAAAACTTTTTGAGAAAGAAGTCACAGAGTTTGCATCGTCTACACCGTTCAACGAGTTCATGAACGCGCTGTTGTTAGGCAAATTCGGTAACGAATTCAGTGTAAAAGCAAGAAAGATCGTTCCTATCAGGACTGTCAGGATACGGAAAACAGAAGTGAAAAGAAAGAGATAG
- a CDS encoding nucleotidyl transferase AbiEii/AbiGii toxin family protein: MSKINLFKERLKQKGFEIKKFKQTENAVYAKLSFRGVEISFESSFLSMRNKRVVVKPYETIDGNRVNVFTLNPEDLLKEKVESYLSRRLIRDLYDIYILLSYVEDEEEVKPYLKRLLSEYRKPKDENILKALVFVGAVPTSQQMLEEVKRWVR; the protein is encoded by the coding sequence TTGAGTAAGATAAACCTGTTTAAGGAGAGACTGAAACAGAAAGGTTTTGAGATAAAGAAGTTTAAGCAGACCGAGAACGCGGTATATGCGAAGTTGTCGTTTAGAGGTGTTGAGATAAGTTTTGAGTCTTCATTCTTAAGCATGAGAAACAAACGTGTTGTGGTTAAACCCTACGAGACAATTGACGGTAACAGGGTCAACGTGTTTACCCTGAACCCAGAGGATCTGTTGAAGGAAAAGGTAGAGAGTTATCTTTCCAGACGATTGATCAGGGATCTGTACGATATATACATACTGTTAAGTTATGTGGAAGATGAGGAAGAGGTTAAACCGTATCTAAAGAGACTGTTATCCGAATACAGAAAACCAAAGGATGAGAACATACTGAAAGCGCTGGTGTTCGTCGGTGCTGTTCCCACATCTCAACAGATGTTAGAAGAGGTGAAGAGATGGGTAAGATAA
- a CDS encoding glycoside hydrolase family 3 protein: protein MFKWVRKVLSTLLLVISSYIVQATDRKEVTQLLVVPYEFALTHPEESFGGIIYISRDIKPLVEYGLDTIESLNEYFLIREDHPFIMIDEEGGAVSRLKYFEEFRTLCQQDEDITEFINRYNVHVSYVLPSEREIGEAYARVRDNQSTEFLKMYYRYNRSIAKILRELGFNTVLAPVVDLCDSGYMKNRSYSSDPTITIELSGVMIRAFEDEGMFTCTKHFAGLGDIPSNIDPHEKAVYYLHTDINQMLPFYILESDMVMVSHGIYIDVDTVPLSVSLKAINMLPEHRIVVSDDISMGTAELLWKNNLFEDLVRVNDLVIVTGFNKPNPEKEINQTITHLNTLDTSLVNEKVRKILKIKRAHEDRFLPVKVKRKIR, encoded by the coding sequence ATGTTCAAATGGGTCAGAAAGGTATTGTCTACTCTTTTGCTCGTTATTTCTTCGTACATCGTTCAGGCAACCGACCGTAAAGAGGTTACTCAACTGTTGGTTGTACCTTACGAATTTGCATTAACCCATCCTGAAGAATCGTTCGGCGGGATCATCTATATCTCCCGCGACATAAAACCGTTGGTAGAATATGGACTGGACACTATCGAATCTTTGAATGAATATTTTCTGATTCGGGAAGATCATCCGTTCATCATGATAGATGAAGAGGGAGGAGCAGTGTCAAGGCTGAAGTATTTTGAGGAGTTTAGAACACTGTGTCAACAGGATGAAGATATCACTGAATTCATCAACCGATACAACGTTCATGTTTCCTATGTTTTGCCCTCAGAACGTGAGATCGGTGAAGCTTATGCAAGGGTTAGAGATAATCAATCAACGGAATTTCTTAAAATGTATTACAGATACAACCGTTCGATAGCAAAGATTCTGAGAGAGTTAGGTTTTAACACCGTGTTGGCTCCGGTTGTTGACCTCTGCGATTCGGGTTACATGAAAAATCGTTCCTATTCTTCTGACCCTACAATCACGATCGAACTGTCTGGTGTTATGATACGCGCGTTTGAAGATGAGGGTATGTTTACCTGTACTAAACATTTTGCCGGGTTGGGTGATATTCCTTCTAACATAGATCCTCATGAGAAGGCAGTGTATTATCTTCATACGGATATCAATCAGATGTTACCTTTCTACATCTTGGAGAGTGATATGGTGATGGTTTCTCATGGAATATATATCGATGTCGATACTGTTCCGTTATCCGTTTCTCTAAAGGCGATCAATATGTTACCTGAACACAGAATCGTTGTAAGTGATGACATATCTATGGGCACGGCCGAACTCCTATGGAAAAACAACTTGTTCGAAGACCTTGTCCGCGTCAACGATCTTGTAATTGTGACCGGTTTCAACAAACCGAATCCGGAAAAAGAGATAAACCAAACAATAACTCATCTCAACACGTTGGATACTTCTTTGGTTAATGAAAAGGTTCGTAAGATACTGAAGATAAAACGTGCGCATGAGGACAGATTTCTACCCGTTAAGGTCAAACGGAAAATCCGTTAG
- a CDS encoding AAA family ATPase, with protein MIVICVTGLRGAGKSLVAEVGREFNIPSVEMSAAVIEMMKREGKEDMDIRDFAKEMRRKKGNTVFANVVVDIIKREYPDAKAVIVSGVRGMYEVETFKRELGRPVIIAITADADKRFERVMKRNRNNDPKTWDAFIKADAKDKGFGVEEVIDAADYTVENNGTVDDAKERIRHILEKILKG; from the coding sequence ATGATAGTGATATGCGTTACCGGGTTGAGAGGTGCGGGCAAATCCCTCGTTGCAGAGGTCGGACGCGAATTTAATATACCTAGTGTGGAAATGTCTGCAGCTGTGATAGAGATGATGAAGAGAGAAGGTAAAGAAGATATGGATATCAGAGATTTTGCAAAGGAGATGCGAAGGAAGAAGGGTAACACAGTGTTTGCAAACGTTGTAGTAGACATCATAAAGAGAGAGTATCCCGATGCCAAGGCAGTAATCGTATCCGGGGTTCGCGGGATGTACGAAGTCGAGACGTTTAAAAGAGAACTGGGAAGACCAGTCATCATAGCGATAACTGCTGACGCGGATAAACGGTTCGAACGTGTGATGAAAAGGAACCGAAATAACGACCCGAAAACATGGGACGCATTCATAAAGGCGGATGCTAAGGATAAAGGGTTCGGTGTGGAAGAGGTTATAGATGCTGCTGATTATACGGTCGAAAACAACGGAACGGTAGACGATGCTAAAGAGAGGATTAGACATATACTGGAGAAGATACTGAAGGGATGA
- a CDS encoding nascent polypeptide-associated complex protein has translation MLGTNPKQLAKIMKQMGIETEDLPAKRVVIECEGYNIVVNNPIVTKISMKGSTTFQVTGDTVEEETISDEDVKLVMEQSGASREEAVRALKETNGDIAEAILKLQGE, from the coding sequence ATGCTAGGCACGAATCCAAAACAACTTGCAAAGATTATGAAACAGATGGGGATAGAAACCGAAGACCTGCCTGCAAAACGTGTCGTCATTGAATGCGAAGGATACAATATCGTTGTCAACAACCCAATCGTAACCAAGATCAGTATGAAAGGCAGCACCACATTCCAGGTAACCGGTGACACGGTAGAAGAAGAAACGATCAGCGATGAAGACGTCAAACTTGTCATGGAACAAAGCGGCGCGTCTAGAGAGGAGGCTGTTAGGGCGCTCAAAGAGACAAACGGAGACATTGCAGAAGCGATACTAAAACTACAAGGAGAATAA
- a CDS encoding 30S ribosomal protein S15 produces MARMHSRKKGRSASKPPKTKVAPEWVKMSSHEVEDLVVSLAKQGHNPTTIGLILRDEYGIPSVKRICNKSITQILEENGLKPELPDDLVNLMRKAVRVRKHLENNKHDVHNRVKLRHIESKIRRLVKYYTRTKRLPADWRYDPDTAALLVK; encoded by the coding sequence ATGGCACGTATGCATTCGAGGAAAAAAGGTAGGTCAGCTTCAAAACCACCTAAAACAAAGGTGGCACCTGAATGGGTCAAGATGTCTTCCCACGAAGTGGAAGACCTAGTCGTATCCTTAGCGAAACAGGGACACAATCCAACCACGATAGGTCTGATACTCAGGGACGAGTACGGTATACCGAGCGTAAAACGGATATGTAACAAGAGCATTACACAGATCCTGGAAGAAAACGGACTGAAACCGGAGTTGCCCGATGACCTGGTCAACCTGATGAGAAAGGCGGTCCGCGTCAGAAAACATCTCGAGAACAACAAACATGATGTACACAACAGGGTCAAGCTCAGACACATAGAATCAAAGATAAGGCGTCTCGTTAAATATTACACCAGAACGAAGAGGTTACCTGCAGACTGGAGGTACGATCCAGATACCGCTGCCTTACTTGTGAAGTGA